The window CTCGTGCTCGTAGGTGCTCTTGGCGTTGACGCCGTCCAGCGGGATGATGACGTTGTAGCGGTGGACCCGGGCGGCGGCGGTGGAGGTGTAGAGCACCGCGACGTTGGTCAGGCTGCCGACGACGATGAGGTTCTCGGTGCCGGCGCCGCTCAGAATGGCCTGAAGCTCGCCACCGGCGAACTTGTCGAAGGCGTCGGGATAGAGCACGGGCTCGGTGTCCCGGCGCTTGAGGGGCACCGCGGCGTCGCCCAGGGGCGTGCCCTTGAACTGCAACGAGATGGTGAACAC of the Deltaproteobacteria bacterium genome contains:
- a CDS encoding isochorismatase family protein; protein product: MTEITGPNRPQPKPVSLDPAKTAVVVLDLNARCHDPEEVCSQLMEPLGGFLERVREASVPVVFTISLQFKGTPLGDAAVPLKRRDTEPVLYPDAFDKFAGGELQAILSGAGTENLIVVGSLTNVAVLYTSTAAARVHRYNVIIPLDGVNAKSTYEHEYAIHQLGILPAGAGDLMRFTKLDMIEFA